Part of the Plectropomus leopardus isolate mb chromosome 7, YSFRI_Pleo_2.0, whole genome shotgun sequence genome, CTCATTCAACAAAAGTATTTCCTTAACTTCTTTTCTCCTGCTTTAAATTGCATCTTCAtaattctttttctgtttgatttgatttgtactatgttttgtgtttttgggtccATATTTACCACATTTCCGAGATTTATACTTAATAGTGCTTTGAGGAGAAGTGATCAGATCCATTACTTACATAACAACACTGGGTCAAAAAACCTAATATATAGCTGCACCATGTATGAAACACAAGATGGCTACTGCTCAATTTGAAACACAAAGTGATGGCATTCACTCACGACTTTGCCCTGCTGCTGTGGTCCAGcccaaaatgtacttaaatacattttaaaatggaaatcagTACACTTAGACAAACTCACAAAGAGGAAGGGGCCTGATTTCTCTGAAGCTGTACACACAGATCATTTCACATAACCCTCCCCACTTCGGCTCCGTTTGGGGATGTGCGTCCCTGTGTGACTGGTGGAGGCGTCGATATGTTATGAGAACTGGATACTGCATTTAATGTAGGGCCTAGTTCATTCCGAAGGGAGTTGCTTAGTGGTGTGTGAAGCAAAAATGGTTCAAATGCTGCGTATTAAATTACCTGGATGATCTGGGGATGACGGGGACTTTGTGTCCCATACAGCATGTGCACCAGAGACTTGTGTTAACTTCCAGTTTAGCCCCCTGCTAACTTCAGTGAGGATCAAATAATATAATCTTGTGGCCCCTTTAGACTATagaaatgttatcagactgaaTGGATAAAATCCTGATGGTGAAACaagtatccactgatttacagacttTTCTCTTCATAATGCAAGTCAACacgaaaaagtctttttgggcttGGCCATGTCATATAACAGTTTAATTACAttgtttggccactatgaaaaGTAATCCTGCGTATTTCCGGGGACCTGGGCTCTCCTTGCCTGCTGCAGtccagacaaaaacaaccaggTTGTTGCGTCTCTTTTAATCTTTTCCCACTCTGTGTAACTTTTAATGTAGTGCCTTATATGAAGGTATTGGATCAGGTCATTTGGGGGTTATGTTAACAGATTTTGGAGTTGGGTTAAAGATTGTATCTTTTCTGTAGGATTAACTCTTACTGTAAAAAGAGACCTTAATTTTAAGAACAATTATTGGTTCTTGTGGTTGCAGGCAGCCTGATTGGACAGCTGTTGGCCCACGATGACGATCAAGAAGGGACACTGAACTCTCATCTGACTTTCACCATCCTGTCCCAAAATCCCTCCACCACACCCGAAGCCTTCTCCATCGACGCTGATTCTGGAAGGATCCAGGCTTTGCGCTCGCTGCAGCGAAAAGACCATCAGATGTATAACCTCAATGTCAGAGTGAACGACCCAGGTAACACACACTCCATGCATGATGTGACTCACCTGTATGAACAGGTGAGGCACTTTTTTAACCCCTTTGTTTTACAGCTTTCAGCACAGAATGTAAGGTCGTCGTTAAGGTCATTGACGTCAACAACGAGATGCCTCTGTTTGAGAAGACAGATGTAAGTATGTGAACCACTTCCTGTCTCTTACTCCTCGCTGTGCTTGGCtgattttctttatgtttctgtgtcGGTGTTCAGTACGGCAGTCAAACTCTGGCAGAGGACACTCCTGTGGGACACACAGTGCTCACCATCAGAGCAACAGACGCTGATGATCCAGACAGCGGCAGCTCTCTTATCGAGTTTCACATCACTGCTGGCAACGATGATGAACTTTTCACTGTGGAGACCGACGGCAAAGGCATCGGCCATCTGGTTGTAGCTAAGGTATGATATCTCCATTCTGCATGtctcccacacaaacacacacagatgatttAATTCAACTCACTTTTAGGAAAAAGTCCTATTTATTCATAGGATAGGAGTTTAATACAAACTGTCTAATCTTATATAATACAACAAGTTTGAAACTCTCCCTGACTGTTGCTGTTCACATGGGTGTGAGCTTATCTATAGCTGCTGGATCTGACTTCTTCCGACTTGTGTTAGGaattaataatgtaatgtgCCTTTTATTGTAATCCAGAATGCCTTGGATAAGCAGGAAGCAGAGTTACAACTGCGTAAAATAATCTTTGTCTCCTTGTTCTAACTAACCCTCTTGTCTCCTAACAGCCTTTGGACTTTGAGTCCTCTCCTACCCTCAAGCTCCAGATAGACGCTCGTAACCCAGAGCCGCTGATGAAGGGTCTGGAGTACGGCAGCGAATCCACAGCCTTCGTCTCCGTGTCTCTCACCGACGTGGACGAGGTTCCAGAGTTCAGTCTGGACATCCTGGATGTGACTGTGCCTGAAAACACCACCAAGGGATCAGTGCTGCTCACTGTGGAGGCGAAGGATCCAGAGGGCAAAGAGATCGggtaaacacacagaaataagaCGAAGACAAATCTCATGAGACAAAATTTAATTAACAATGCATTGATCCTTCTAAACATGCACTGTGTTGTATGTTCACCCAAAGCCTTTATGTCTTCAGATCCAGCAATAATAATTTTAGTCTTTAGTGCcaaaatggcttttttcccAAGCCTacttaaaaagtttttctaCATGACCTGACATAGGTCTCTGCATGATGACATTGTGACTAATGCACCATCAGCCATCTTTGAGAATTTTGTTATCAGTGTTACCCATAGTCCTCTATTTCCCTCACCGGCACAgaaactaagcaatgtactgctgtggacgccATGATAGTTCGGATAtgaaaatcacacaataacacaagctAGCTAACTGATCGTGACAGCAGTAGACCAGTGACTCCCGTCTtctgcaaggtaaaattactgtttttgtcaaaggaatCTGGTGGTGAGTGATTAGAAAAGGGCTATCTTATGGTAAGTTAAGTTGTTGAAagaggcaatgcagtaacaagATCTTGATTTATCTTTGATTAGGCTCCTTGTACCTAATTGGTTGTTTTCGTTAAGCTGTGGtaaattcttgcaaatgcctttagaagcagggaggaggaggaggacatttTATCTCACTGACTCAGTCTCACGTACAGCTGTGtggatgtagtgacagtttcagcaaatatgacaaaaagatatttttttataacttacCAACTAGaactttgagattttttttttttaaaaaaagtatcccttttttgttttgagattTAGGTCTTCAGCCGAGAGTCACAGATGCACTAATGTATTGTTAATTTTGGTGTTTCCATGAGATTTGTTGACAACATTAGAAATACAGAATGACATCAGCCTCATGCTATAAAGTGCAGTCCCcctaaaacccccaaaaacctcTACAAAGTTGAAGCTATTTTActctcaaaacacaaaattgtaaCATTTCTTAAATCTTAAAGGTCTTAAATTCGTTTTATTTGTTTCCTGATGTCACATCTATCCAAAAAGCTTCAAATCGTATCCCCAAATATGGTATTCAAAGCATCATCTTAGAACCAGAGGGAAACAACGCTGACGCTATGTCCACATTCTTGTGCGGTTTACGAGCTTTAACGAGATTCTGCATGATagaagaacaaacacacacacgcatagcTTTCATAGCTTATGAATTGTTCCACTAGATCTGTActggctttatttttaaatgtcaggatGAAGTTAGGACAATCACGTGTACCCAAACGAGACTATTGATTTGTTTTGCCTAGCATTATTCCCTCCGGCCTCCCGTTCAGAGCCTGATGTGTCGTGCATTATTTCAAATATCTgctcgctctgtgtgtgtctttgtgtgtgaatgctgatgtgtgtttgtgcgcagTTTTAAGTTGGACGGTGACACTCGGGGCTGGCTGGAGATCGATACTGCCACAGGAGAGATCAAAACCAAAGACAAGCTGGACAGAGAAACAGTGGACACTTTCGGAAGTCACCGTAGTTGCATTTGAGAAGGGGTGAGATAAAAATTTATatcacagggttttttttttttggtgtttataaaataatttaaaatactttttaggTTTAAAGGTATAAACAATTTACAGCAACTAGgatcttttccataatgttgtcaaacactcataataatctgaacctgtcagtgacaaaaagtGAGCACTTAAAGTGGAAGTTAATTGAAGATGCTCAGTTGCCTGCAGGGATTACACTGCGGCCTGTTTTATTGCTGCTGGCTGCACTATTCTGAtttgtcacttagacacaaaaacatggaaaaatcaggtccatttaaattttttttaaaaaaaaaaaagaaaaagaaataattaaattgaaatttgaagaaaagaaatataatagGAAAAATGTTTCATCAGCCATTAGTAATCACCAATGTCCAACCTCATCCTACTATTGATCGACATAAAAAAGGTTATGCAAGGCTTCCATCCTGATCCTAGCAGAGGAACAAATCATCATCTCCAAATAAACTCAGCTCATCTGGTATATTTTCCAATGTAACAACTGTCAAACTTTCCAAAATTTGTATGTTCAAGACACTAAGAAAAGGATCCCATATCttctgaatatttaatgttttctatTATGAGAATAAGTTTTTCTAAGGACATATATGCAGACGGTTCCTTTACAGTTTACCAATACTTggtcttatttatattttttttccattgtagTATCATAACAAAGTAGTGTTTAATTAAGAATTAATTTTCTGCTTTCCCTATAAAGCGAACCCTGACATGTCCGCTGAGCGTGTCCTGTCTGTGAGGCTGCTGGACGTCAACGACAACATCCCCACCCTGAAGGAGAAGCAGGCCTTCATCTGCGTGAAGAAACCCGAACCTGTCATCATCAAGGCCCAGGACAAAGACAGCGCCCCCTTCTCTGAGCCCTTTACCTTCACTTTTGAGCACGGCAAGAAATCTCCCAACTGGGATCTGAGGAGTATCGACGGTACGCCGACACCCCGCACTATTTAAGTGAAGTATCACAGGATGTTGTTGTACAAATCGTTTCATTCTCCTTGTTTCCTTTGCATGTCGTGCAGGTACATCAGCTAGGCTGACGCTGAAGAAAACACCGACTGAAGACAGGACTTTCAAACTCCTCATTAACGTTAAAGACAATGCAGGCATGGGAGTCACACATACGTTTGAGGGTGAGTTCATTCTTTAAGTTAAAAATTACCTTCactcaaaaatatgtttttgtaatgtttacgtcccctaaaatgtctgaccttgactatATTGAGTTGTTTCTTTGCAAAGTTTGCTATGAGaaaggtgtttttaaatttctctaCTTAAGGAGGCTAGATTAGGTACATCACTAATATAATAGGCGATTGCTGTGTGTGCCATTGACCtccattttgtctttaaaacatttaaaacacattagtCAAAAATACGTCAGTGATGCCCAGGAGGAAATTGTGATCCATACAGTCAAAGCATATAGaagtagaaataaatatttacaaaagtgtttaaaaatgtagcCAAACTGTTAcaatgtgtaatattttcccAACATGAACATATTCTCTTATTTATTTGAAGTTAATCCCCCATTCACCTCCTTGCTTTTGTAAATACTCACGAGAGCTCAAAATGCGTATAaatctgctgctgaaaataatCCCTAACAAATGTTCTGTTTTCTTCCTATTTAAGTaagatttacaaaaaattacGATGCCCAGCTGTTTAAGGAAATTGTTGAGCATTTTTTGCATAacataaaatttattttgtgacCTTTTCTTTTATACccttttattcatgttttttttttaattatccaGACAGTAAGCAAAAAGCTacgaagataaaaaaaaaaaagaaattaaaaaaaaaaggatatcaCACACCGTACATACAATAGTTAAACATAAGATTACATTTCTTGTCCATTCACACAGAGATTTGTTATGCATCTTATTGCACACGCTCCAAACAATCAGCAGAATAacataaaaactaataaaacacatgaacatCTGTAAGGTCACCCTCCAGCAGTCACTAAAAGACAAGACGAAAGAAACAATCATGAACCTCTCCAACACAACTGTCTGTGACCAATTTGTAAAAAGATTTctatcatctgtgtgtgtggctttcTTCCACAGACAGTGAAGTGGTGTTTAGTAAGTGTTTAGAgactgcattttatttcttattttttagcaGTAAAATGCAGGTTGCCTTGCATGTCCAGGGCTGAGATAAATCGTAAATCTGCATTTACATCACACCATTTAAGTCACAGCAAGCACTCAAAGAGCAATGCAACACAAGCACCATTcacctattcacacacacacattaatgcacTGGTAGCCAAGGCGACCATGAAACCAGAATCTCGCCCAAGGACTCTTCAACATGAACTGCAGCAGCCAGGGATCAAATTGCAGACTTTACAATTAGAAGACGACCACTCTACACCctgaaaacaatgaaagaaagcattgttggtttgtttcttttcatgggatttatatatatacagaaaaaaCCTCAGCTGCGTCCTTTACAGACAAACAGCACATCATGTTCTGATAAACATTTAATGGCTCACgtgtcttcttctctcctctcaccAGTGAGAGTGTGTAACTGCACAGAGCTGGGCTACTGCTACATCGCACCAGAGGATCGTGCCTTCAGTTACGGGCTGGGACCCACCATCGGGATCCTGGCTGGTGTTCTGGGATTCTGCGGTAAGTTTGACAAACTTTCATATAAAAGTCTGTTATTTGATTAAATCAACTCTTTATTAGGTCTGTCATGGTAATTATCAAGGTGAGCAAAAGTGATCAAGGTcaaacatgtgtgtttgtttacatgtcaaCAAAATTTTGGTGCTCGAAATTACGGGTCAAACCTACCTTACCCGTGTCAGCATGGGTTTTCTGCGTGTTCTCCGGCTTCAGTTTAAAGACATACAGGTTATGTAAATTATGACGCTGACTCGATCATGGTTCTTTCATCGCAGGAATGTAGCCAAACTTAGGTCCGAAGCATCAACAAACGAAATGGAGATGCTGATACATGCATTCGTAATTCTCTTTTCATCAGCCTCAACAAATCCTCATTACACCACTTACAAACCGTCCAAAATGCTGCTGCTCGGCTCCTGGCTCAGTCCTATAGGTGGTCATATATAACTCCAATTTTAACTTTGTTGCACTGGCTACCAGTTAAtttcaaaatcaatatttgaaacGTGTCACTCACGTAAAGAGCCCTACATGGCCACGCACCACAATATATAACTGACCGTCTATTTCGCCATACTACCAGCTGAGCCCTTAGATCCTCCTCTCAGGGCTCTC contains:
- the cdh17 gene encoding LOW QUALITY PROTEIN: cadherin-17 (The sequence of the model RefSeq protein was modified relative to this genomic sequence to represent the inferred CDS: deleted 1 base in 1 codon), translated to MTPMMHLLLLPLLLSIAAGKDLEEKKGPFQNTELDVPEGTLVPYPVYQFQVTHPGVDSFRLSGEGKGYFKISKEGWLYLETPLDWSQQDHYVIAVEALADDRVVDGPVHVTVNVLDVNNNAPYFNQSDYTALVRENNPAGVPFAQVFALDRDDPQTPNAHLSYSLVSQIPNKQNIHLFQIDPNTGEISTTEAGEQMLKAREGIRYGRGEDQSIDALKTKFNDYCPVQKIPYEENPFFTCVERAEIRRRNVDPLEDPDYTLSVRVQDLGGASETALSGSARVRIVVQQNLWVNPGPITVREHLKETYPLDIAKVQSNDPNAIYKLVQKERELKFPFQITEEGKILLIEELDREDKDMYILVVFAVDDNDKQVDPPMEIQILVEDVNDNAPACANEESVFEVQEDEPVGSLIGQLLAHDDDQEGTLNSHLTFTILSQNPSTTPEAFSIDADSGRIQALRSLQRKDHQMYNLNVRVNDPAFSTECKVVVKVIDVNNEMPLFEKTDYGSQTLAEDTPVGHTVLTIRATDADDPDSGSSLIEFHITAGNDDELFTVETDGKGIGHLVVAKPLDFESSPTLKLQIDARNPEPLMKGLEYGSESTAFVSVSLTDVDEVPEFSLDILDVTVPENTTKGSVLLTVEAKDPEGKEIGFKLDGDTRGWLEIDTATGEIKTKDKLDRETVDTFGKLIFCFPYKANPDMSAERVLSVRLLDVNDNIPTLKEKQAFICVKKPEPVIIKAQDKDSAPFSEPFTFTFEHGKKSPNWDLRSIDGTSARLTLKKTPTEDRTFKLLINVKDNAGMGVTHTFEVRVCNCTELGYCYIAPEDRAFSYGLGPTIGILAGVLGFCVIVFIVVIKRVNKGGKKKNEEEERNAMM